One window of the Danaus plexippus chromosome 25, MEX_DaPlex, whole genome shotgun sequence genome contains the following:
- the LOC116775127 gene encoding protein LTV1 homolog yields the protein MPKAKKKFIDRKKAVTFNLVHRSQRDPLIADETAPQRVLVPVNASIPVKKEKEPHLSVEQRKEEQKKYGIYFDDDYNYLQHLKDTREVTMVLQPKVSHKGEKVNDGAISEKFDDGVEEKIQLPSSVFASEVEEDVGLLNKAASQGLCLQLDPDVVAALDEDFDFDDPDNELEDNFIEMAMGEGEDGDYDDGDSGDDEGSMSGDNSDKAFASDFDSDDDSDRSQEGRPNMPSWDKEDTKSRFSQYSMSSSVIRRNEGLSLLDNRFEKLYAEYDDTELGALDMDEITGFMPESHRMLLQAAEEFEESQRRKELSRENDTRMRYLQQIAEESDEDLVSVDVDPQEKWDCETILSTYSNLYNHPKVIEEPKKPAKIKINAKTGIPESTLGKDNTLTIKSLAKFNAMNKNEDVSDDERTNAESVLSTLSVLSIRPKDETAEEKKERKRLLKEYRKERRIEKKANKEAFKEEKKRQEKIMLNNRNNVQGNRIL from the exons atg CCGAAAGCTAAGAAAAAGTTTATAGATCGCAAAAAAGCTGTAACTTTCAATTTGGTGCATAGATCCCAAAGAGATCCCTTAATCGCCGATGAAACCGCTCCTCAACGTGTGCTTGTGCCCGTGAACGCCAGTATTCctgtaaaaaaagaaaaggaacct caTTTATCAGTAGAACAAAGAAAAGAAGAGCAGAAAAAATATGGCATATACTTTGATGATGATTACAATTACCTCCAACATCTTAAAGATACCAGAGAAGTTACAATGGTGCTGCAACCT AAAGTGTCACATAAAGGGGAAAAAGTTAATGACGGGGCTATTAGTGAGAAATTTGATGACGGTGTAGAAGAGAAAATCCAATTGCCGAGCTCGGTTTTTGCTTCCGAAGTCGAAGAAGATGTGGGATTGTTGAATAAAGCGGCTTCACAAG GGCTCTGTCTCCAATTGGATCCCGATGTAGTCGCTGCTCTGGACGAGGACTTTGATTTCGATGACCCCGACAACGAGCTAGAGGacaatttcattgaaatggcTATGGGAGAAG GTGAAGATGGTGACTATGATGATGGTGATAGTGGAGATGATGAAGGCAGTATGTCCGGTGATAACTCTGATAAAGCATTTGCATCAGATTTTGACTCTGACGATGACAGTGATAGATCGCag GAAGGAAGACCGAACATGCCATCGTGGGACAAAGAGGACACCAAGTCTAGATTTTCACAATACTCTATGTCCTCGAGTGTGATCAGACGCAACGAAGGTCTCTCCTTATTGGACAATAGATTTGAGAAg TTGTATGCAGAATATGATGATACAGAACTGGGAGCTCTAGATATGGATGAGATAACTGGCTTCATGCCGGAGTCACACCGCATGCTGCTGCAGGCTGCTGAGGAGTTTGAGGAATCACAGCGAAGGAAGGAACTGAGCCGAGAAAATGACACCAG GATGAGATACCTTCAACAAATTGCCGAGGAGTCGGATGAAGATCTCGTGTCAGTGGACGTGGACCCTCAGGAGAAGTGGGATTGCGAAACTATACTGTCAACTTACTCCAACTTGTACAATCATCCCAAAGTTATTGAGGAACCAAAG AAACCGGCCAAAATTAAGATCAATGCGAAAACCGGTATACCTGAATCAACGCTGGGGAAAGACAATACACTCACAATTAAATCTCTGGCCAAGTTCAAtgctatgaataaaaatgaggATGTCTCTGATGATGAACGGACCAACGCTGAGTCAGTGCTGTCGACATTAAGCGTTCTGTCCATAAG ACCTAAAGACGAAACAGCAGAAGAAAAGAAAGAGAGGAAACGtttgttaaaagaatataGAAAAGAAAGAAGAATCGAAAAGAAAGCAAACAAAGAAGCATTTAAAGAAGAGAAGAAACGACAGGAGAAAATTATGTTGAACAATAGAAATAATGTCCAAGGGAATAGAATTTTGtga
- the LOC116775399 gene encoding vacuolar protein sorting-associated protein 35 — protein MTNQASPVEEQEKLLEEALSNVKFQAFQMKRCLDKSKLMDALKHASTMLGELRTSLLSPKSYYELYMAITDELRHLELYLLEEFQKGRKVADLYELVQYAGNIVPRLYLLITVGLVYIKTNTNLRRDLLKDLVEMCRGVQHPLRGLFLRNYLLQCTRNVLPDTVEAENENEGNVRDAIDFVLMNFAEMNKLWVRMQHQGHSRDKERRERERSELRILVGTNLVRVSQLESVSEADYRRLVLPAILEQVVSCRDPIAQEYLMECIIQVFPDEFHLANLQPFLKSCAELQPGVNIKNIIIALIERLAAYSQRNEGNVNLSVVLDDGQEQEVQLFEVFSDQVAAITQSRTDMPPEDMLSLQLALLKLAQKCHPDKLSYVDRVLAHTDRICVDILPSGKPYLEHNTPVFKELMKILKLPADHYKNILTLIKLQNYAPLINRLSQPGRMLIAVHLINDVLESNTTVSTPEDVEAVLSMLDVLVKDQADPPAAEQDADDFMEEQGLLARLIHHFKSDSADQQYLILSTARRLLQGGGAARIQHTFPPIVFHAYSLAFTYHQLKEQDEMWEKKCQKIFQFCHQTISLLVKAELAELPLRLYLQGALAISEIGFANHETIAYEYLSQAFSLYEDEISDSKAQLAAITLIIATFEQINCFGAENAEPMRTQCALAASKLLKKPDQSRAVALCAHLFWKAGKDGQQWALNDASRALDCLKKAARVAQQCMDGGVQAQLLAELLGRYALLRERGHASLTAPLIQAIIQKIREELGNLDQSEEVEQITKHFHNTLQHLKNRMECPDPEGLGYEGLQLS, from the exons ATGACAAACCAGGCGTCGCCCGTAGAGGAGCAGGAGAAGCTTTTGGAGGAAGCGTTAAGCAATGTAAAATTTCAg GcatttcaaatgaaaagaTGCCTGGACAAATCAAAACTTATGGATGCATTGAAACACGCTTCTACAATGCTGGGAGAGTTGAGGACATCACTTTTGTCACCAAAGagttattatgaattat ACATGGCAATTACTGATGAGCTCCGCCACTTGGAACTGTATCTTCTAGAAGAATTTCAGAAGGGTCGTAAAGTTGCAGATTTGTATGAACTAGTACAGTATGCTGGGAATATTGTACCTCGTTTGTACCTATTGATAACAGTCGGCTTAGTTTACATCAAaactaatacaaatttaaggAGGGATTTGCTCAAG GATCTGGTTGAAATGTGCCGTGGCGTGCAGCATCCGTTACGCGGGCTGTTTCTAAGGAACTATCTCCTCCAGTGTACAAGGAATGTTCTGCCCGACACCGTGGAAGCGGAGAATGAAAATGAGGGGAAT GTCAGAGACGCTATAGACTTTGTGCTGATGAATTTCGCCGAAATGAATAAGCTGTGGGTCAGGATGCAACACCAAGGACATTCGag ggaCAAAGAGCGTCGTGAGCGTGAAAGATCAGAACTACGCATCCTGGTTGGCACCAATCTTGTCCGAGTGTCACAGCTGGAGTCTGTCAGTGAGGCGGATTATCGGAGGCTGGTGCTGCCAGCTATATTGGAACAGGTCGTGAGCTGCAGGGATCCCATAGCACAGGAATATCTCATGGAGTGTATCATACag GTCTTCCCCGATGAGTTTCACTTGGCAAACCTTCAGCCGTTCCTGAAGTCATGCGCTGAACTGCAGCCCGGTGTTAACATAAAGAACATCATTATAGCGCTCATTGAACGACTTGCCGCCTACAGTCAG AGGAACGAGGGGAATGTGAATCTGAGTGTTGTCCTTGATGATGGACAGGAACAAGAGGTGCAATTGTTCGAGGTGTTCTCTGATCAGGTCGCTGCTATCACTCAg AGTCGCACAGACATGCCGCCGGAGGACATGCTTTCCCTGCAGCTGGCGCTGTTGAAACTAGCACAGAAATGTCACCCTGACAAGCTGTCTTATGTGGACAGGGTGTTAGCTCACACCGACAGGATATGTGTAGACATACTACCATCAGG AAAACCATACTTGGAGCACAATACACCCGTGTTCAAAGAGCTCATGAAGATACTGAAGCTGCCAGCTGATCATTACAAGAACATACTCACATTGATCAAGCTCCAGAACTACGCTCCACTCATCAACAGGCTGAGCCAGCCCGGCAGGATGCTGATAGCTGTTCATCTTATCAACGACGTCCTCGAGAGCAATACAACTGTCTCCACACCAGAAGAT GTGGAAGCTGTTCTCTCAATGCTGGATGTTCTGGTCAAGGATCAAGCTGATCCTCCAGCAGCTGAACAAGATGCTGACGATTTTATGGAAGAGCAGGGGTTGTTAGCCAG ACTGATCCACCACTTCAAGTCGGACTCGGCCGACCAGCAGTACCTTATCTTGAGCACCGCCCGCCGCCTGCTGCAGGGCGGAGGCGCCGCCCGCATACAGCACACCTTCCCGCCGATTGTGTTCCACGCCTACTCGCTGGCATTCACCTACCACCAGCTCAAGGAACAG gatGAGATGTGGGAGAAGAAATGCCAGAAGATATTCCAGTTCTGTCATCAGACGATCAGTTTGCTGGTGAAGGCCGAGCTCGCTGAACTCCCACTAAG aTTGTATCTCCAAGGAGCTCTCGCTATAAGCGAGATAGGTTTCGCTAACCACGAGACCATAGCCTACGAGTATTTATCACAGGCGTTCTCGTTGTATGAAGACGAAATATCGGACAGCAAAGCCCAACTGGCGGCCATCACGCTGATAATAGCAACGTTCGAACAAATCAATTGCTTTG gtgCTGAGAATGCTGAGCCTATGAGAACGCAGTGTGCCCTCGCTGCCAGCAAGCTACTCAAGAAACCTGATCAGAGCCGGGCTGTTGCATTATGTGCACACCTCTTCTGGAAAGCTGGTAAAGATGGACAACAg TGGGCATTGAACGATGCGTCCCGAGCTCTTGACTGTCTGAAGAAAGCGGCCCGCGTCGCCCAGCAGTGTATGGACGGAGGTGTGCAGGCCCAGCTGTTGGCTGAGCTGCTGGGTCGGTACGCGCTTCTCAGGGAGAGGGGACACGCCAGCCTCACCGCGCCTCTCATACAAGCG ataatacaaaaaatccGCGAGGAGCTGGGCAACCTGGACCAATCGGAGGAGGTCGAACAGATCACGAAGCACTTTCACAACACGCTGCAGCATTTAAAGAACAGGATGGAGTGTCCCGACCCTGAGGGTCTGGGATATGAAGGGTTGCAACTGTCTTAG
- the LOC116775035 gene encoding trafficking protein particle complex subunit 12 — translation MDNKPTLSQYFGGSEIPPASQFFDEIGTSPSEMIQSIYLGESEAGISAPRAFTSPPDPQEIFTNVIPTVSSATAVPATSLPDPSTFFDTIGPEPQIGSSKSNLISAAVITEAMDGLSVKNQPVDKEGDRRRDAWIPNEEAKKTLLKAQSSPKGSFFPEREVLTMPGLVLEEELADALQEIAVKYLGVSSAGSRGVVRAEHVSRDEAGLRELLRTGYLRAAVNLTATLLSAAGQGAGRMHRPTKHSQRSLQLWLTRFAVMCRIKLYEPLLKEAEPFGDFTKPDMFYEFYPEAYENRTGSLVPFSLRLLVAELPGHVGKPEEAMDRLYAMLDVIEQMISNLKSGKTEVGTDNISAEDQKESLRLWNGRRIRVLHSITNCAIALKDYRLATKILTTLKNEATNVQQQRALHSALCRVALLAGHGRAAVAHCSNAKDARNHICPTPDVREYVDLGLIDIAHGKYQDAYNNFARAADQEPTNIMVANNLAVCLLYMGRLKEAISVLQKAIHSDPERGLNESLLINLCTLYELESSKTNEKKLNLLRMLCKHKSDTIPNVLECLKLA, via the exons ATGGACAATAAGCCAACCTTGAGCCAATACTTTGGTGGCTCAGAAATTCCACCAGCCTCACAGTTTTTTGATGAAATAGGAACATCTCCTTCAGAAATGATTCAAAGTATTTATCTTGGGGAATCAGaag CTGGCATAAGTGCACCCAGAGCTTTCACAAGTCCTCCTGACCCCCAAGAAATATTCACTAATGTAATACCCACTGTGAGTTCGGCAACTGCAGTCCCGGCTACCAGCTTGCCAGATCCATCAACATTCTTTGATACAATTGGACCCGAACCTCAAATTGGTTCAAGTAAGAGCAATCTTATTTCTGCTGCTGTCATTACCGAGGCCATGGACGGACTAAGTGTTAAG aaTCAACCAGTTGATAAGGAAGGAGATAGAAGAAGAGATGCTTGGATACCTAATGAAGAGGCAAAAAAAACCTTGCTAAAG GCTCAGTCTTCTCCAAAAGGATCGTTTTTTCCCGAAAGGGAAGTCCTCACTATGCCTGGGTTAGTCCTAGAAGAGGAATTG GCTGATGCACTTCAAGAGATAGCTGTGAAGTATCTTGGTGTGTCATCAGCTGGTAGCCGTGGTGTGGTCCGAGCGGAGCATGTGAGTCGGGATGAGGCAGGGCTCCGGGAGCTTCTACGGACAGGCTACTTGAGGGCTGCGGTAAATCTAACTGCTACATTACTGAGTGCTGCTGGTCAGG GCGCTGGTCGTATGCACAGACCGACGAAGCACAGTCAACGCTCACTACAGCTGTGGCTGACACGGTTCGCTGTCATGTGTCGCATCAAGTTGTACGAACCTTTACTGAAGGAGGCCGAACCGTTTGGAGATTTCACTAAACCGGATATGTTTTATGAG TTTTATCCGGAGGCTTACGAGAATCGAACCGGCTCGTTGGTACCGTTCTCGTTGCGTCTCCTCGTCGCTGAGCTACCGGGGCATGTCGGCAAACCCGAAGAGGCCATGGATAGATTATACGCAATGCTAGATGTTATTGAAcag aTGATATCAAACCTTAAATCCGGTAAGACGGAGGTTGgcacagataatatatcaGCTGAAGATCAAAAAGAATCACTGCGACTGTGGAACGGCAGGCGGATACGAGTTTTGCATTCAATAACAAACTGCGCTATAGCTCTCAAg gaTTACCGTCTAGCGACGAAGATTCTGACAACTCTTAAAAATGAAGCGACTAACGTACAACAGCAGCGAGCGCTGCACAGCGCTTTATGCCGCGTAGCGCTGCTAGCTGGACACGGACGCGCCGCCGTAGCACACTGTAGCAATGCGAAGGACGCCAGAAATCATAT CTGCCCAACTCCAGATGTAAGGGAGTATGTCGACTTGGGCTTAATAGACATAGCGCACGGCAAGTATCAAGACGCCTACAATAACTTTGCGAGAGCAGCTGATCAAGAACCTACTAATATTATG GTAGCTAACAATTTGGCTGTGTGTCTCTTATATATGGGTCGTTTGAAAGAAGCTATATCCGTTCTCCAGAAGGCCATACACTCGGATCCTGAGCGAGGTCTGAATGAAAGTCTTCTCATAAATCTGTGCACTCTCTACGAACTCGAGTCTTCAAAGACAAATGAAAAGAAACTTAACTTGCTGAGAATGCTTTGTAAACATAAAAGCGATACTATACCTAATGTATTGGAATGTCTGAAACTTGCTTAG
- the LOC116775037 gene encoding histone-arginine methyltransferase CARMER, whose translation MANTFRAVTVSAVNNDGALTPRFNFPTNVNVDYDPQGLSVKVIRADPVLAQEVLEFPVHSQSECSRVAGQSYIFTIDNETLFFKFSSDVDCQNFHLLVSKIKAGRSSSVFTVRTEDSSAMQYFQFYGYLSQQQNMMQDYVRTSTYQRAILSNINDFKNKVVLDVGAGSGILSFFAAQAGARKVYAVEASNMAHHAQALVRANGLHDRISVVAGKIEEIELPESVDVIISEPMGYMLYNERMLETYLHAKKWLKPNGNMYPTRGDLHIAPFTDDALFMEQYNKANFWYQACFHGVDLSALRTAAMKEYFRQPIVDTFDVRICMSRSVRHVVDFLNANETDLHRIEVPFRFELTQSGTCHGLAFWFDVLFAGSTQHIWLSTSPTEPLTHWYQVRCLLETPIFAKQGQALTGRVLLLANKRQSYDVTMEINLEGTNISSSNTLDLKNPYFRYTGAPAAPPPGVNTTSPSESYWNSIESAGSLSNGQGVILTDGTQQYCSTPDQTIAYGAHPNMIKTVMLQEEFIKRIGISQNGDI comes from the coding sequence ATGGCGAACACGTTTCGCGCGGTGACGGTTTCCGCCGTCAACAATGACGGTGCTTTAACTCCGCGATTTAATTTCCCCACGAACGTAAACGTGGATTACGACCCGCAAGGTCTTAGTGTTAAAGTGATACGTGCTGATCCCGTCTTGGCTCAAGAGGTGCTTGAATTCCCCGTCCACAGTCAGAGCGAGTGTTCGCGAGTCGCCGGCCAATCTTACATTTTTACAATAGATAATGAAACACTGTTTTTCAAATTCTCCTCTGATGTTGACTGTCAGAACTTCCATTTGCTGGTTAGTAAGATTAAAGCTGGTCGATCATCATCTGTGTTTACGGTGCGCACGGAGGATTCCTCGGCGATGCAGTATTTCCAGTTTTATGGATACCTAAGTCAGCAACAGAACATGATGCAGGACTATGTGAGAACAAGTACATACCAGCGTGCCATTTTATCGAACATCAACGatttcaaaaacaaagtaGTGTTAGACGTCGGCGCCGGTTCCGgtattttgtcatttttcGCGGCACAGGCTGGTGCTCGCAAGGTGTATGCCGTAGAAGCTAGCAACATGGCACATCATGCACAGGCTCTTGTCAGAGCGAACGGGCTTCACGATCGTATCTCTGTTGTTGCTGGTAAAATAGAAGAAATCGAGTTACCAGAGAGCGTCGATGTAATCATATCCGAGCCAATGGGTTACATGCTTTATAATGAGCGTATGTTGGAGACTTATTTACACGCAAAGAAGTGGCTAAAACCCAACGGTAACATGTATCCTACCAGAGGAGACTTACACATAGCGCCATTCACAGATGACGCTCTATTCATGGAACAATATAACAAAGCCAACTTCTGGTATCAGGCATGTTTCCATGGAGTTGATCTGAGTGCATTACGCACTGCTGCTATGAAGGAGTATTTCAGACAGCCCATTGTAGATACTTTTGACGTACGCATTTGTATGTCGAGATCTGTGAGGCATGTAGTCGACTTTTTGAATGCCAATGAAACCGATTTACATCGTATAGAGGTGCCATTTAGATTTGAGTTGACACAGTCTGGAACGTGCCATGGACTGGCTTTCTGGTTTGATGTTCTATTTGCTGGTAGTACACAGCACATCTGGTTGTCTACTTCACCGACAGAACCACTAACACATTGGTACCAAGTCAGATGCTTACTCGAGACACCGATTTTTGCCAAACAAGGACAGGCATTGACAGGTCGAGTGCTTCTTTTAGCAAATAAACGTCAAAGCTATGATGTTACAATGGAGATTAATCTAGAAGGAACAAATATATCATCTTCCAACACATTAGACTTAAAGAACCCATACTTCAGATATACCGGTGCACCTGCGGCACCACCACCAGGAGTAAACACCACATCTCCAAGCGAATCTTACTGGAACTCCATTGAATCCGCCGGCTCATTGAGCAATGGACAAGGTGTTATTCTTACAGATGGTACACAACAGTATTGCTCAACTCCAGATCAAACAATTGCTTATGGGGCTCATCCGAACATGATTAAAACCGTCATGTTGCAAGAGGAGTTCATCAAGAGGATCGGGATAAGCCAAAATGGCGATATTTAA
- the LOC116775398 gene encoding ATP-dependent RNA helicase DDX24, which yields MSKKIQTKKWDLVPLDGFPITMMDKGFVGLEECTDYGLDKQNRRSKKNKQPKKRKPTENKVKDKGVEVPQKKIKLSNGFIVETCKKVTPSKANDVQENNEQAKQRTKKVKVAQVKANKVKKPKLGENIAKVTNLTKEDMLSWAEFKLPEEIVRALMEQGFKNPTKIQQLVLPAAIHGRRDILGAAETGSGKTLAFGLPILTGIMKLKEKAEQKGLDVYDIPFKKTSVKKRKDVENKKEKINGKDRRNNHKNNEKKVESENVKESSEDGYSSGDGNESLSGGDVDEENNDSDFIEEIEVPLRKSKESEEDDLSDEDYVHLSDMLESDDLESDENDEDEVSDGEDYDENDDDEDDEQNNDVSDDEENSGIDEVDIANGGRGCVKVIEDVSLPEQVMMKTGKPLYALILTPTRELAIQISRHLIAAAKYTGIKIATVVGGMAAVKQERVLSSGPEVVVATPGRLWQLLTEGQSHLMQIPSVKFLAIDETDRMIERGHFEELQPLLERLNSEETHKNSRQNFVFSATLTMAHDLPSHMKGKKVTKRGKVLNRKIDKMTPQQKIKRLVDMIGMSDPKVVDITTQNLGAADTLTECRITCSLDQKDVFLYYILKRHPGRTIVFCNSISSVKRLAQILALVKCNPLPLHASMPQRQRLKNLERFRDDVHGVLVSTDVAARGLDIPDVDHVIHYQVPRTAENYIHRSGRTARASKEGLTILMMEPAEAYTYSKLCRTLNKTSELPTFPVPSYQISPIRDIINLARELDSLTTKKKRLTHEQSWRDRAEKEMDLIIDDDDVPEFKSDPSIDKALKTKRKQLESILARPLFPKGFSYKYPTLNDPNALQVTSDEKALEVMKKAIQSGELKREKRKGKNAPLLKLEKLFRNK from the exons atgTCCAAAAAGATTCAAACCAAAAAATGGGACTTAGTACCATTAGATGGGTTCCCTATCACAATGATGGACAAGGGGTTTGTTGGACTTGAAGAATGTACAGACTACGGCCTGGATAAACAAAACAGAAGGTCTAAAAAG AATAAACAACCAAAAAAGAGGAAGCCGACAGAGAACAAAGTAAAAGATAAAGGTGTAGAAGTTCCTCagaagaaaattaaacttagCAACGGTTTTATAGTTGAAACATGTAAAAAAGTCACACCATCAAAAGCAAATGATGTCCAAGAAAACAATGAACAGGCAAAACAGAGAACCAAAAAGGTTAAGGTAGCACAAGTAAAGGCCAATAAAGTTAAGAAACCGAAACTCGGTGAAAATATAGCTAAAGTTACAAATCTGACTAAAGAAGACATGTTGTCCTGGGCGGAGTTTAAACTGCCAGAGGAGATTGTTAGAGCACTTATGGAGCAGGGATTTAAAAATCCGACAAAAATACAACAGTTGGTACTCCCTGCTGCGATTCACG GTAGAAGAGATATCCTCGGAGCTGCTGAAACGGGCAGTGGTAAAACATTAGCCTTCGGACTTCCAATTTTAACTGGCATAATGAAACTGAAAGAGAAAGCTGAGCAGAAAGGACTAGATGTGTATGATATACCTTTTAAGAAAACGTCAGTTAAAAAGAGGAAAGAtgtcgaaaataaaaaagaaaagattaaTGGTAAAGATAGAAggaataatcataaaaataatgaaaagaaagTAGAGAGTGAGAATGTAAAGGAGTCGTCGGAGGATGGTTATAGTAGTGGCGATGGAAATGAATCATTGAGTGGAGGTGATGTTGatgaagaaaataatgatAGTGACTTCATAGAAGAAATAGAAGTTCCCTTGAGGAAATCAAAGGAATCAGAGGAAGATGATTTAAGTGATGAAGATTATGTACATTTGTCTGATATGTTGGAGTCTGATGATTTAGAGAGCGATGAAAATGATGAAGATGAGGTTAGTGATGGCGAAGATTACGATgaaaatgatgatgatgaagatgATGAACAAAATAACGATGTAAGTGACGATGAAGAGAACAGTGGCATTGATGAAGTAGACATTGCAAATGGAG GTAGAGGCTGCGTGAAGGTGATAGAAGATGTGTCATTGCCGGAACAAGTTATGATGAAGACTGGCAAACCTTTGTATGCTCTGATATTAACACCAACCAGAGAATTGGCCATACAGATCAGTAGACATCTCATAGCTGCTGCTAAGTATACAG GCATAAAGATAGCGACGGTGGTGGGTGGCATGGCGGCCGTTAAGCAGGAGCGTGTGCTGTCATCAGGTCCGGAGGTGGTGGTGGCGACTCCTGGCCGGTTGTGGCAACTGTTGACCGAGGGTCAGAGCCATCTCATGCAGATACCTTCCGTCAA GTTTCTGGCCATCGATGAAACTGATCGTATGATAGAACGCGGTCACTTTGAAGAACTGCAGCCCTTATTGGAGAGGCTCAACTCAGAGGAAACTCACAAAAACTCAAGACAGAACTTCGTTTTCTCAGCCACACTCACAATGGCCCACGACTTACCCTCGCATATGAAGGGCAAAAAG GTAACAAAGAGAGGGAAAGTGCTGAATAGAAAAATTGACAAAATGACACCGCAGCAGAAGATAAAGAGATTGGTTGATATGATAGGGATGTCGGACCCCAAGGTCGTTGATATCACCACACAGAACTTgg GTGCCGCGGATACGTTGACCGAATGCCGCATAACGTGCTCGCTAGACCAGAAGGACGTGTTCTTGTACTATATACTGAAGAGACATCCGGGGAGGACTATCGTTTTCTGTAATTCAATCAGCAGCGTAAAAAG gCTGGCCCAAATACTAGCGTTGGTGAAGTGTAACCCCCTTCCGCTGCACGCGAGCATGCCACAACGACAACGTTTGAAGAATTTAGAAAG ATTCCGTGACGATGTCCACGGCGTGTTGGTGTCTACTGACGTAGCTGCCCGCGGGTTGGACATACCTGATGTAGACCACGTGATACATTACCAGGTCCCGAGGACGGCTGAG AACTACATACACCGCAGTGGAAGAACAGCCCGCGCTTCCAAGGAAGGCCTGACGATACTCATGATGGAACCCGCCGAGGCCTACACTTACTCTAAGTTATGCCGGACCCTCAATaaga CATCCGAGCTGCCAACATTCCCTGTACCGAGCTATCAAATATCACCAATACGAGATATCATCAATTTAGCCAGGGAACTGGACTCTCTTACTACAAAGAAGAAGAGATTGACTCACGAGCAGAGTTGGAGAGACAGGGCAGAGAAGGAAATGGACTTGATAATAGACGATGATGACGT TCCGGAGTTTAAATCCGACCCGTCAATTGACAAAGCTCTTAAAACTAAGAGGAAACAGCTGGAATCGATACTGGCAAGACCGCTGTTCCCAAAAGGGTTTTCATACAAGTACCCCACTCTAAACGATCCAAACGCATTACAGGTCACGTCTGATGAAAAGGCTTTGGag GTTATGAAAAAGGCAATACAGAGCGGCGAACTCAAAAGGGAAAAGCGGAAAGGGAAAAACGCGCCATTACTGAAATTAGAGAAgctttttagaaataaataa